A section of the Deltaproteobacteria bacterium genome encodes:
- a CDS encoding PIN domain-containing protein: protein MTLAELLDGDSVFVDANIFIYHFGGRSPECKACLERCARRELLGYTSTPILAEVLHRLMVAEAIAKGLVTAKTAVRKLGETPELVKQLTQYQEDVNKISQMNLTILTLTPEIVRLSAEVRKTEGLLTNDSLVVAGMRAQGLTKVATANGDFDWVSGITVYKPTDLEGGEKP from the coding sequence ATGACCTTGGCTGAGCTGCTAGACGGCGACAGCGTGTTCGTCGATGCCAATATCTTCATTTACCATTTTGGTGGGCGCTCACCGGAATGCAAAGCCTGCTTGGAACGCTGCGCACGACGTGAGTTGCTTGGGTATACGTCCACGCCGATCCTTGCTGAAGTGCTCCATCGTCTCATGGTCGCTGAGGCAATTGCGAAAGGTCTGGTCACGGCTAAAACAGCCGTGAGAAAACTTGGGGAAACTCCAGAGCTGGTCAAACAACTCACGCAGTATCAAGAAGATGTGAACAAAATCTCCCAGATGAACCTTACCATTCTCACGCTCACCCCTGAAATCGTGCGGCTGAGTGCTGAGGTGCGCAAGACCGAGGGGTTGCTAACAAATGACTCGCTCGTCGTTGCCGGTATGCGTGCGCAAGGGCTTACAAAAGTAGCGACTGCAAATGGCGATTTTGACTGGGTAAGCGGGATTACAGTGTACAAACCGACGGATCTTGAAGGGGGAGAGAAACCCTGA
- a CDS encoding SMP-30/gluconolactonase/LRE family protein, with protein sequence MEFETLATGYGLLEGPRTDEHNRLYYSDVRGGSVYRRNPDGRIETLIPERKAVGGIALNEGGGLIVTGTTLAQWNEQTGQLRDLFSEWKGKPLFGLNDLTIDDYGSIWAGTFGCDINQFDFKSTPPPGSLFRIDPAGAITKMWEGVEVTNGLGFSADRKLLYHCDSTTRAVWAYDVHADRTVSPRQLFAKLPEGMPDGMTVDIEGGVWVAVVAGPGEVVRFKKDGTLDRRIKVPGKTVTSLAFGGPDMSDLYVVTANNDQRELKGTVFRTRSDIPGLPVPKARF encoded by the coding sequence ATGGAATTTGAAACCTTGGCCACCGGCTACGGCCTGCTCGAAGGCCCACGCACGGACGAACACAATCGACTCTACTATAGCGACGTGCGCGGCGGCAGCGTCTATCGACGTAATCCCGACGGTCGCATCGAAACCCTGATCCCCGAACGCAAAGCCGTCGGCGGTATCGCTCTCAACGAAGGCGGCGGCTTGATCGTTACCGGCACGACCCTAGCCCAGTGGAACGAACAAACCGGCCAGTTACGCGACCTCTTCTCGGAATGGAAGGGCAAGCCGCTCTTCGGCCTCAACGATCTGACCATCGACGACTACGGCAGCATCTGGGCGGGTACGTTCGGCTGCGATATCAATCAGTTCGATTTCAAAAGCACCCCACCGCCAGGTTCACTCTTCCGCATCGACCCCGCGGGTGCAATCACCAAAATGTGGGAAGGCGTCGAAGTCACCAACGGCTTAGGTTTCAGCGCGGATCGTAAATTGTTGTACCACTGTGACTCGACCACACGCGCGGTCTGGGCTTACGACGTACACGCTGATCGCACCGTCAGCCCGCGTCAACTTTTCGCCAAACTTCCCGAAGGCATGCCCGATGGCATGACTGTGGACATCGAAGGTGGCGTGTGGGTCGCGGTGGTGGCAGGTCCTGGGGAAGTCGTGCGCTTCAAGAAAGACGGGACCTTGGATCGCCGCATCAAAGTCCCAGGCAAGACCGTCACCAGCCTCGCGTTCGGCGGGCCGGACATGAGTGACCTCTACGTCGTCACCGCCAATAACGACCAGCGCGAACTCAAAGGAACGGTGTTCCGCACCCGTTCGGACATTCCCGGTCTGCCGGTACCCAAAGCGCGCTTCTAG